CCGCCAGGCTGCGCCTCTGGATCTGCAGGCCATGGCGGAGTCCGTGCCTCCGCTGCTGGGCACCCATGATTTCTCGAGCTTCCGCTGCGTGGAGTGCGTGGCGAAAACGCCGGTGCGGACCCTCCACGACCTCCGCCTCGCGCCCATGGAGGGCGGTGTGGAGCTCATCTTCGAAGGCACCAGCTTCCTCATGCACCAGGTCCGCATCATGACGGGCACCCTGGTGGAGGTGGGCCGGGGGCGCCGGCGTCCGGATTCGCTGGGCGCACTGCTCGCCGCGCGGGACCGCACCCGGGCCGGCCTCACGGCACCTCCGGGGGGCCTGTGCCTCGAGAAGGTCTGGTACGAAGCCCGATGGGGCGTCGGGGAGCCGAGCCCCTTCGGTGAGCGGGCCTGATTCAGAGGGCCGGCTCTGGGCTCCCGGTGGGGCCAGGTCGTCTCGACATGTCGGGAATGGCCCTCTCGACATGCCGGGAATCGAAGCGCGCCAAGCTCGGTGTTTATTGCATAAATATTTAAAAATAATTTATTTATGATGTTGGCATGCGCTTGGCTCTTTAGGGGAACCGCCGCTTGCGGTTCCTCAGGAGAAAGCCCGATGACGATGTCCTTGATCAACACCGAGGTCAAACCCTTCTCAGCCACGGCCTTCCAGAATGGCCAGTTCATTCCCGTCAACGAGGCCGACCTGAAGGGCAAGTGGTCCGTGTTCTTCTTCTATCCCGCGGATTTCACCT
The window above is part of the Geothrix sp. genome. Proteins encoded here:
- the truA gene encoding tRNA pseudouridine(38-40) synthase TruA, whose protein sequence is MAYPFFLTVAYAGAGFHGWQIQTSLRSGQGDLWKALQALDPEAPMPQGTGRTDAGVHARAQGVLIRTVRAWDPYRLLAALNAHLPKDIRVMAAQPAPEGFFPRQHAVAKRYVYRLGLGPVEDPLLAPFRWHVRQAAPLDLQAMAESVPPLLGTHDFSSFRCVECVAKTPVRTLHDLRLAPMEGGVELIFEGTSFLMHQVRIMTGTLVEVGRGRRRPDSLGALLAARDRTRAGLTAPPGGLCLEKVWYEARWGVGEPSPFGERA